The Neoarius graeffei isolate fNeoGra1 chromosome 12, fNeoGra1.pri, whole genome shotgun sequence genome window below encodes:
- the trarg1b gene encoding trafficking regulator of GLUT4 (SLC2A4) 1b codes for MAVNADAGLERSAVGESGGGESGGGESGGASEFGDMQKLLSVVVCDGKDGLGSSSDSRRPSVRSLSIGQNSCRSPRSGSVASPARSPAPERSEHEPSSYMWLAVLSCFCPAVPLNAIALYFSQASRSMIQANDFDGAQRLGRRSLLFSILAIAVGLSIVLYLVITDIRKV; via the exons ATGGCCGTGAATGCAGATGCCGGGCTTGAGAGGAGTGCCGTGGGTGAGAGTGGCGGGGGTGAGAGTGGCGGGGGTGAGAGTGGGGGCGCGTCGGAATTCGGAGACATGCAGAAACTTCTGAGTGTCGTCGTGTGCGACGGTAAAGACGGACTCGGGAGCAGTTCCGACTCACGCCGACCGAGTGTCAGGTCCCTGAGCATCGGGCAGAACAGCTGCAGGTCCCCTCGGAGCGGAAGTGTTGCGTCACCGGCGCGCTCTCCAGCACCGGAGCGCAGCGAGCACGAGCCTTCCAGCTACATGTGGCTCGCGGTGCTCTCGTGCTTCTGTCCCGCGGTACCGCTCAACGCCATCGCGCTCTACTTCTCCCAGGCG tCCCGCTCCATGATCCAGGCTAATGATTTTGATGGAGCTCAGAGACTGGGCCGACGTTCGCTGCTCTTCAGTATCTTGGCCATTGCTGTGGGTTTGAGTATAGTCCTTTATCTAGtaatcacag ACATCAGAAAGGTGTAA